In Diorhabda carinulata isolate Delta chromosome 6, icDioCari1.1, whole genome shotgun sequence, a single genomic region encodes these proteins:
- the LOC130895778 gene encoding uncharacterized protein LOC130895778, giving the protein MVGPNIQDNLFHILLRFRKHNYVLSADITKMYRQILVTERQRNLQKILWRSTSDEDINTYQLNTVTYGTAPAAFLSIRSLHEVAYRHLNESPDICNIILHDFYVDDLLTGASTVDEVNNIKVRLSELLIEYGFPLRKWKSNMNTFEHDAESEILHIGDEAQNKTLGLLWNPSADCLQFSINISNCSPKITKRQILSSTAQIFDPLELLSPVTITAKIILQELWKLKISWDESVPSDLHTTWSNYYSRLLNINSLKIPRQILLSNCITKQLHGFCDASQAAYGACIYIRCSDSLGNCTSNLLCSKTRVAPLKLITIPRLELCGSLLLAELVEKVTCDFQPNEITYWTDSSICIAWINSSPHILKTFVANRVSQIQNLAKAEL; this is encoded by the coding sequence ATGGTAGGTCCTAATATTCAAGACAACTTATTTCATATTCTTTTAAGGTTTAGAAAACATAATTACGTATTAAGTGCtgatataacaaaaatgtatCGCCAGATTCTTGTGACAGAAAGACAAAGAAATCTACAAAAAATCCTCTGGCGATCTACATCTGATGAGGATATTAATACATATCAGTTGAATACTGTGACTTATGGCACAGCACCGGCTGCCTTTTTATCAATTAGATCACTTCACGAAGTAGCTTATCGTCATTTAAATGAATCACCTGACATCTGCAACATTATACTACACGATTTCTATGTCGATGATCTTCTCACGGGAGCTAGTACAGTAGAtgaagtaaataatattaagGTAAGACTTTCTGAACTCTTAATTGAGTATGGTTTTCCTCTAAGGAAATGGAAGTCCAACATGAATACTTTCGAGCATGACGCAGAATCTGAGATTCTGCATATAGGTGATGAAGCTCAAAATAAAACTCTAGGCCTACTCTGGAATCCTTCTGCTGATTGTTTACaattttccatcaacatctCTAATTGTTCACCAAAAATTACAAAGAGACAAATACTATCCTCTACTGCACAAATATTTGATCCGCTTGAACTACTTTCTCCTGTCACAATTACAGCCAAAATAATCCTACAAGAACTctggaaattaaaaatatcctgGGACGAATCTGTACCTAGTGACCTGCATACTACTTGGTCTAACTATTATTCTCGTTTACTCAATATCAACAGTCTAAAAATACCTAGACAAATTCTACTGTCTAATTGCATTACAAAACAGTTACATGGGTTCTGTGACGCATCACAAGCAGCATATGGTGCATGCATTTACATTCGCTGTAGCGATTCGTTAGGAAATTGCACTTCTAATTTATTGTGTTCCAAAACACGCGTAGCACCACTCAAACTCATTACTATACCAAGACTTGAACTCTGTGGCTCTCTTCTGCTGGCAGAATTAGTTGAAAAGGTAACATGTGATTTTCAGCCCAATGAGATTACCTATTGGACTGATTCGTCAATTTGTATAGCTTGGATAAATTCTTCCccacatattttaaaaaccttTGTCGCCAATCGCGTATCACAGATTCAGAATTTAGCTAAGGCTGAATTATAG
- the LOC130895779 gene encoding uncharacterized protein LOC130895779 has protein sequence MGNLPSSRITPSRPFSVSGVDYAGPFLLRDRKGRNPKITKAYVALFVYFATKALHLEVVSDLTSECFIACLRRFMSRRGKCHELHSDNGTTFVGANNELKSFLNINNEYISDNLSKEGVQWQFITPQSTHLGGIWESGVKSTKHHLRRVMGDAALTLEEFVTVLCQVESCLNSRPLYPLSNDPNDMNPLTPGHFLIGEALTTIPEPRLLDIKENRLSRFQKTQQILQRFWSRWTKEYISHLQTRVKWKINHPQLLRVGTLVIVKEDGLPPLKWKLGRILQIHPGVDNIIRSVTIRTATTELKRPVVKICVLPNQD, from the coding sequence ATGGGTAACCTACCCTCATCTCGTATCACGCCATCCCGTCCATTTTCTGTCTCCGGTGTAGATTATGCCGGACCATTCCTACTTCGAGATCGGAAAGGAAGGAATCCCAAAATTACCAAGGCATATGTAGcattatttgtttactttgCTACAAAGGCCCTGCATTTGGAAGTTGTAAGTGATCTCACTTCTGAATGTTTTATCGCCTGCTTACGGCGTTTCATGTCTAGACGAGGTAAGTGCCATGAACTCCATTCAGATAATGGAACTACGTTCGTTGGCGCAAATAATGAACTCAAGTCATTTCTTAATATTAACAACGAATATATCTCAGACAATCTCTCAAAGGAGGGTGTACAGTGGCAATTCATTACCCCACAATCTACTCATTTGGGAGGGATATGGGAATCTGGAGTAAAATCTACCAAACATCATTTGAGACGAGTAATGGGGGACGCGGCTCTTACTTTAGAGGAATTTGTTACAGTATTGTGTCAAGTAGAGTCCTGTTTGAACTCCCGACCACTCTATCCATTATCTAATGATCCAAACGATATGAATCCTTTAACTCCTGGGCACTTTCTGATAGGAGAAGCATTAACGACGATTCCTGAACCGAGACTCCTTGATATCAAGGAAAACCGACTATCACGttttcaaaaaacacaacaaattCTGCAACGCTTCTGGTCAAGATGGACCAAAGAATATATTTCACATCTTCAGACCAGAGTTAAATGGAAGATAAACCATCCTCAACTACTTCGAGTTGGCACCCTGGTCATAGTCAAAGAAGACGGCCTTCCACCACTAAAGTGGAAACTCGGACGAATCCTCCAAATCCACCCCGGTGTTGACAACATCATACGTTCCGTAACTATCAGAACTGCAACAACGGAGCTGAAGCGTCCTGTAGTCAAGATATGTGTTCTACCCAACCAAgattaa